The following are from one region of the Pseudazoarcus pumilus genome:
- a CDS encoding GNAT family N-acetyltransferase: protein MPQATVRHTRFDDIEPLIALQQRVYPDIPSWSAEQMRHQLEVFPQGQLIAEVEGQLAGCASSLVITWDDWGEHHTWDEITASGSFESHNPMGRTLYGAEVFVNPELRGSGVGHALYEARRDICRRMNLKRIIACGRMPGYHRFADRMTAEEYAKRVIWGDISDPVLGFQLHEGFSYCGIVHGYLPEDAESLGNASLIVWLNPDYDPGAATRIPEEDDR from the coding sequence ATGCCCCAGGCCACGGTCCGCCACACCCGTTTCGACGACATCGAACCGCTGATCGCGCTGCAGCAACGCGTCTATCCCGACATTCCGTCGTGGTCGGCCGAGCAGATGCGCCACCAGCTCGAGGTCTTCCCGCAAGGCCAGCTCATCGCCGAGGTCGAGGGTCAGCTGGCCGGCTGCGCCAGCTCGCTGGTGATCACCTGGGACGACTGGGGCGAGCACCACACCTGGGACGAGATCACCGCCAGCGGCAGCTTCGAGAGCCACAACCCGATGGGTCGCACGCTCTACGGCGCGGAGGTGTTCGTGAACCCGGAACTGCGCGGCAGCGGCGTGGGCCACGCACTCTACGAGGCGCGACGCGACATCTGTCGACGCATGAACCTCAAGCGCATCATCGCCTGCGGACGCATGCCCGGCTACCACCGCTTCGCCGACCGCATGACCGCCGAGGAATACGCCAAGCGCGTGATCTGGGGCGACATCAGCGACCCGGTGCTGGGCTTTCAGCTGCACGAGGGCTTCAGCTATTGCGGCATCGTCCATGGCTATCTGCCGGAGGACGCCGAATCGCTGGGCAACGCCTCGCTGATCGTGTGGCTCAACCCCGACTATGATCCGGGCGCAGCGACCCGGATCCCCGAGGAGGACGACCGATGA
- the metK gene encoding methionine adenosyltransferase gives MSREFLFTSESVSEGHPDKVADQVSDGILDAILAEDAHARVACETLVSTGLAVVSGEITTSAHVNYREVVQDVIRRIGYDDSSIGFDYKSCAILTAINRQSADIAQGVNEGEGLDRDQGAGDQGLMFGYACDETAALMPLPIHYAHRIMQRHSEVRKDGRLPWLRPDAKSQLTVKYVDGRPVAIDTVVVSTQHHPDVSHAQVSEAVIEEIIKPVLPSELLGDDVKYLINPTGRFVIGGPHGDAGLTGRKIIVDTYGGSAHHGGGAFSGKDPSKVDRSAAYAARWVAKNVVAAGLAARCEVQVAYAIGVARPVSLMVNTFGTAVIDEERIEELIRRHFDLRPKAIIQELDLLRPIFSKTAAHGHFGRDEPEFTWEATTKAAALRADAGL, from the coding sequence ATGAGCAGGGAATTCCTCTTCACGTCCGAATCGGTTTCCGAAGGCCACCCCGACAAGGTCGCCGACCAGGTCTCCGACGGCATTCTCGACGCCATCCTCGCCGAGGATGCGCACGCCCGCGTGGCTTGCGAGACGCTGGTATCGACAGGCCTCGCGGTGGTCTCGGGCGAGATCACCACCAGTGCCCACGTCAATTACCGCGAAGTCGTGCAGGACGTCATCCGCCGCATCGGCTACGACGATTCGAGCATCGGCTTCGACTACAAGTCGTGCGCCATCCTCACCGCGATCAACCGCCAGTCGGCCGACATCGCGCAGGGCGTGAACGAGGGCGAGGGCCTTGACCGGGACCAGGGCGCGGGCGACCAGGGCCTGATGTTCGGCTACGCCTGCGACGAGACGGCGGCGCTGATGCCGCTGCCCATCCACTACGCCCACCGCATCATGCAAAGGCATTCGGAGGTGCGCAAGGACGGCCGCCTGCCGTGGCTGCGCCCGGACGCCAAGAGCCAGCTCACGGTGAAATACGTCGACGGCCGCCCGGTGGCGATCGACACCGTGGTGGTCTCCACCCAGCATCACCCCGACGTGTCGCACGCGCAGGTGTCGGAAGCGGTGATCGAGGAGATCATCAAGCCGGTGCTGCCCAGTGAATTGCTCGGCGACGACGTGAAGTACCTGATCAACCCGACCGGGCGCTTCGTCATCGGCGGCCCGCACGGCGACGCCGGCCTGACCGGACGCAAGATCATCGTCGACACCTACGGCGGATCGGCCCATCACGGCGGCGGCGCGTTCTCGGGCAAGGACCCGTCCAAGGTCGACCGCTCGGCCGCCTATGCGGCGCGCTGGGTCGCCAAGAACGTGGTGGCGGCCGGACTGGCCGCGCGCTGCGAGGTGCAGGTGGCCTACGCCATCGGCGTGGCCCGCCCGGTGAGCCTGATGGTCAACACCTTCGGTACCGCGGTCATCGACGAGGAGCGCATCGAGGAGCTGATCCGCCGCCACTTCGACCTGCGCCCCAAGGCCATCATCCAGGAGCTCGACCTGCTGCGTCCGATCTTCTCGAAGACCGCCGCCCACGGCCACTTCGGCCGCGACGAGCCGGAGTTCACCTGGGAGGCCACGACCAAGGCAGCCGCGCTGCGCGCCGACGCGGGGCTCTGA
- a CDS encoding calcium/sodium antiporter — MLTHAIFFVLGLVTLIVGAELLVRGASRLALSTGISPLVVGLTVVAFGTSAPEMAVSVGASLGGNADLAIGNVVGSNIANILLILGISALVAPLVVNEQIIRQEVPIMIGACVIFVAMALDGDISRIEAGVLFALVIGYTVFLIRQSRSASRELTDEYAAEMPADSNWDRHWSVQLGLIVVGLGGLILGADWLVDSAVAFARAFGVSDLVIGLTVVAVGTSMPEIATSIVAAIRGERDIAVGNVVGSNVFNIFAVIGVTGLVSAGGIPVPEAARNFDLWVMLAVAFAALPIMLTGREIARWEGGIFIGYYGAYTAYLILAAQDHAILPAYSGVMLGYVLPLTVVTLIVSMMRHNGRAA; from the coding sequence ATGCTCACCCACGCAATCTTCTTCGTCCTCGGACTCGTCACGCTGATCGTCGGCGCCGAACTGCTCGTGCGCGGCGCATCCAGACTCGCGCTGTCGACCGGCATCTCGCCGCTGGTCGTGGGCCTCACGGTGGTCGCCTTCGGCACCAGCGCGCCGGAAATGGCCGTGTCGGTGGGCGCCTCGCTGGGCGGCAACGCGGATCTGGCGATCGGCAACGTCGTGGGCAGCAACATCGCCAACATCCTGCTGATCCTCGGCATCTCGGCACTGGTCGCGCCGCTGGTGGTGAATGAACAGATCATTCGCCAGGAAGTACCGATCATGATCGGCGCCTGCGTGATCTTCGTCGCGATGGCGCTCGACGGCGACATCTCGCGTATCGAGGCTGGCGTGCTGTTTGCGCTGGTGATCGGCTATACCGTGTTCCTCATTCGTCAGTCGCGCAGCGCATCGCGCGAGTTGACCGACGAGTACGCGGCCGAGATGCCGGCCGACTCCAACTGGGACCGCCACTGGAGCGTGCAGCTCGGCCTCATCGTCGTCGGCCTGGGCGGGCTCATCCTGGGCGCGGACTGGCTGGTCGACTCGGCCGTGGCCTTCGCGCGCGCCTTCGGCGTGAGCGACCTGGTGATCGGCCTGACGGTGGTGGCGGTGGGCACCTCGATGCCCGAGATCGCCACCTCCATCGTCGCCGCCATCCGCGGCGAACGCGACATCGCCGTGGGCAACGTCGTGGGCAGCAACGTATTCAACATCTTCGCGGTGATCGGTGTCACCGGCCTGGTGTCGGCCGGCGGCATCCCGGTGCCCGAGGCGGCGCGCAACTTCGACCTGTGGGTGATGCTGGCGGTGGCCTTCGCGGCCCTGCCCATCATGCTCACCGGGCGCGAGATCGCGCGCTGGGAGGGTGGCATCTTCATCGGCTACTACGGCGCCTACACCGCCTACCTGATCCTCGCCGCGCAGGACCACGCCATCCTGCCGGCCTACTCCGGCGTGATGCTCGGCTACGTGCTGCCGCTGACCGTGGTGACGCTGATCGTCAGCATGATGCGCCACAACGGGCGGGCGGCGTAG
- the ahcY gene encoding adenosylhomocysteinase, protein MNAVADFKDCVIADPSLAGWGRKEIRIAETEMPGLMAIREEFAASQPLKGARITGSLHMTIQTAVLIETLTALGAEVRWASCNIFSTQDHAAAAIAATGVPVFAVKGETLAEYWDYTHRIFDWPDGGFSNMILDDGGDATLLLHLGARAEQDVSVLANPGSEEERALFAAIKAQLERDGAWYSTRLDQIRGVTEETTTGVNRLYQMHAKGELRFPAINVNDSVTKSKFDNLYGCRESLVDGIKRATDVMIAGKIAVVAGYGDVGKGSAQALRALSAQVWVTEIDPICALQAAMEGYRVVTMDYACEHADIFVTATGNYHVITHEHMKRMKDQAIVCNIGHFDNEIDVAALEQYEWEEIKPQVDHVIFPSGRRIILLAQGRLVNLGCGTGHPSYVMSSSFANQTIAQIELFNHPEDYPTGVYTLPKHLDEKVARLQLRTLNAQLTELSEEQAAYIGVPQEGPYKPDHYRY, encoded by the coding sequence ATGAACGCTGTGGCCGATTTCAAGGATTGTGTGATCGCCGACCCGTCGCTGGCCGGCTGGGGTCGCAAGGAAATCCGTATCGCCGAGACCGAAATGCCGGGCCTGATGGCCATCCGCGAGGAATTCGCGGCATCGCAGCCCCTCAAGGGCGCGCGCATCACCGGTTCGCTGCACATGACCATCCAGACCGCGGTGCTGATCGAGACGCTCACCGCGCTCGGCGCCGAGGTGCGCTGGGCCTCGTGCAACATCTTCTCGACGCAGGACCACGCGGCGGCGGCCATCGCGGCCACCGGCGTGCCGGTGTTCGCCGTCAAGGGCGAGACGCTGGCCGAATACTGGGACTACACCCACCGCATCTTCGACTGGCCCGACGGCGGCTTCTCGAACATGATCCTGGACGACGGCGGCGACGCCACGCTGCTGCTGCATCTGGGTGCGCGTGCCGAGCAGGACGTCTCGGTGCTCGCCAACCCCGGCTCCGAGGAGGAGCGCGCGCTGTTCGCGGCGATCAAGGCGCAGCTCGAACGCGACGGCGCGTGGTATTCGACGCGCCTGGACCAGATCCGCGGCGTCACCGAGGAAACCACCACCGGCGTCAACCGCCTGTACCAGATGCACGCCAAGGGCGAGCTGCGCTTTCCGGCGATCAACGTCAACGATTCGGTCACCAAGAGCAAGTTCGACAACCTCTACGGCTGCCGCGAATCGCTGGTCGACGGCATCAAGCGTGCCACCGACGTGATGATCGCCGGCAAGATCGCCGTGGTCGCCGGCTACGGCGACGTGGGCAAGGGCTCGGCGCAGGCGCTGCGCGCACTCTCCGCCCAGGTGTGGGTCACCGAGATCGACCCGATCTGCGCGCTGCAGGCGGCGATGGAAGGCTATCGCGTGGTCACCATGGATTACGCGTGCGAGCACGCCGACATCTTCGTCACCGCCACCGGCAACTACCACGTCATCACGCACGAGCACATGAAGCGCATGAAGGATCAGGCCATCGTGTGCAACATCGGCCACTTCGACAACGAGATCGACGTCGCCGCGCTCGAGCAGTACGAGTGGGAGGAGATCAAGCCGCAGGTCGATCACGTGATCTTCCCGTCTGGCCGCCGCATCATCCTGCTGGCCCAGGGCCGTCTCGTGAACCTGGGCTGCGGCACCGGCCACCCCAGCTACGTGATGAGTTCGAGCTTCGCCAACCAGACCATCGCGCAGATCGAGCTGTTCAATCATCCGGAGGACTATCCGACCGGGGTCTACACGCTGCCCAAGCATCTGGACGAGAAGGTTGCGCGGCTGCAGTTGCGTACGCTCAACGCCCAGCTGACCGAGCTGAGTGAAGAGCAGGCGGCCTACATCGGCGTTCCTCAGGAAGGGCCGTACAAGCCGGATCACTACCGCTACTGA
- a CDS encoding lysophospholipid acyltransferase family protein: MTTIFRLLSRLPLSWLHALGTLAGWAVWWSSPKYRRRLRENLFQAIGHVSDEVLRAAIVGAGRQMFELPYVWLRPLDQVLGRVVRVEGRELLEAACAERVPVLLLTPHLGCFEICAQYCATHGPITVLYRPPRKAALRPLMEAGRTRGLVRVAPADVSGVRRLVKALRSGEMVGMLPDQAPQQGEGAWVPFFGRPAWTMTLAARLSEVRGVRVLMIWTERLPRGAGWIVHLSEPVEAIDGSLEQRCAAINREVERLILRCPGQYLWGYNRYKVPRGVEPPQEVAR; the protein is encoded by the coding sequence GTGACCACGATCTTCCGCCTGCTCTCCCGTCTTCCGCTGTCATGGCTGCATGCGCTCGGCACCCTCGCTGGCTGGGCGGTGTGGTGGTCTTCTCCCAAGTATCGCCGGCGCCTGCGTGAAAACCTCTTCCAGGCCATCGGCCATGTTTCCGACGAGGTACTGCGCGCGGCCATCGTCGGCGCCGGGCGGCAGATGTTCGAACTGCCCTACGTCTGGCTGCGCCCGCTCGACCAGGTATTGGGACGCGTCGTGCGTGTCGAGGGCCGTGAGCTGCTCGAAGCCGCCTGTGCCGAGCGCGTGCCTGTGCTGCTGCTCACGCCGCACCTGGGCTGCTTCGAGATTTGTGCGCAGTATTGCGCCACCCACGGCCCCATCACCGTGCTCTACCGTCCGCCGCGCAAGGCCGCGCTGCGCCCGCTGATGGAGGCCGGGCGCACGCGCGGGCTGGTGCGCGTGGCGCCGGCCGACGTCTCCGGCGTGCGGCGCCTGGTCAAGGCGCTGCGCTCGGGCGAGATGGTGGGCATGCTGCCCGACCAGGCGCCGCAGCAGGGCGAGGGCGCGTGGGTGCCGTTCTTCGGCCGACCGGCATGGACCATGACCCTGGCCGCGCGCCTGTCCGAGGTGCGCGGCGTGCGCGTACTGATGATCTGGACCGAACGGCTGCCGCGCGGCGCGGGCTGGATCGTGCACCTGTCCGAGCCGGTCGAGGCCATCGACGGGTCGCTGGAACAGCGTTGCGCGGCGATCAACCGCGAGGTCGAGCGCCTCATCCTGCGCTGCCCCGGCCAGTACCTGTGGGGCTACAACCGCTACAAGGTGCCCAGGGGCGTCGAGCCGCCGCAGGAGGTCGCCCGGTGA